The Ascaphus truei isolate aAscTru1 chromosome 11, aAscTru1.hap1, whole genome shotgun sequence genome includes a window with the following:
- the SUN1 gene encoding SUN domain-containing protein 1 isoform X1, translated as MDYSHLHTYAPPQCLPEDTGYTYALSSSYSSAALDFETFHKLDPVYDSPRMSRRSLRLRTSTGSYSMDDAHNESFSSNISSTGSVSSKDRLSNRAVGQHQNISKKSSVTIYHTPRISLSNSLLSQSSFNSHVGDTSMVSTVLDESLIREQTEVDHLWGLDDDDLKGGDTTVIQANGDLNTAETQTTMINGYTCSDCSMLSERTDVLTAYSASNAASANLHTASSKVFFRDRIQKHKSREMPFYMHKTILLVKNTALSLAALVVHLFHTVMLKLGCESKAHSNYCGSMNVKDFLKEDGHLTGESLCDDCKGMKHLETHTTVHMQSSRCKRVSGSLWHIFSYTGYFLLQAARSVGAAGWFVSRKMLSFLWLAIVSPGKAASGIFWWLGTGWYQLVTLISLLNVFILTRCLPKLSKMLFLLIPLLLLLGLWFWGFEGLLALLPVFGGSSEYTTQRAEDLPNLKPTPDFTISSHEKRAVDKQFDIGRMTELEKQIASMAIKHSRHEEEYGKVMLLVLTIQEQVKQMNDKSQMSTMITNVLNEHFAGIRVDKKDQTMGDAFAINKEYELRVLHLEELVGKLSEKMKEDWKLAQSSTGGDIQKDDILRRVQTLEQQLAEYKSEFLKGHSTKTSCEQADCVLQKVDAKVRESVQMMFVSEENLPESLQQWLSSHYVSKGDFHTVLQGLERKILQNLTQYVAITKQMPTSKVVQRAVTGISGITEEDAHIIVNNALKLYSQDKTGMVDFALESGGGSILGTRCSETYETKTALMSLFGIPLWYFSQSPRVVIQPDMNPGNCWAFKGADGYLVVRLSMSIYPTAFSLEHIAKSLSPTGNITSAPKDFAVHGLEDEYQENGSLLVRSIYDQNGDSLQVFQVTEENKKPFQIVELRIFSNWGHTDYTCLYRFRAHGTPAK; from the exons CTCAAGTTATTCGTCAGCTGCCCTTGATTTTGAAACGTTCCATAAGTTGGATCCAGTTTACGACTCGCCAAGGATGTCACGGCGAAGCCTACGTCTCAGGACCTCCACGGGAAGCTATTCTATGGACGATGCGCACAATGAGAGCTTTAGCAGCAATATATCCTCCACTGGAAGTGTTTCATCGAAGGACAGACTCTCTAACAG AGCTGTTGGGCAGCATCAGAACATTAGCAAAAAGTCATCAGTCACCATTTATCACACGCCAAGGATATCGCTTTCCAATTCTTTACTGAGCCAGAGCAGCTTTAACAGCCATGTCGGTGACACATCAATGGTGTCCACCGTGTTGGATGAGTCTTTGATACGGGAGCAGACTGAAGTTGACCACTTGTGGG GTCTTGATGATGATGATCTGAAAG GTGGGGATACTACAGTGATTCAGGCCAATGGAGATTTAAACACCGCAGAAACTCAAACAACCATGATCAACGGTTATACTTGCAGTGACTGCAGCATGCTCTCGGAGAGGACTGATGTCCTCACAGCATATTCTGCGTCTAACGCTGCGTCTGCTAATCTGCACACAGCATCTTCAAAAGTGTTCTTCAGAGACAGGATCCAGAAACACAAGTCAA GAGAAATGCCTTTTTACATGCATAAGACAATACTGCTGGTCAAAAATACTGCACTGTCTTTAGCAGCACTGGTTGTCCACCTGTTTCATACGGTTATGCTGAAGCTTGGTTGTGAGTCCAAAG CTCATTCGAATTACTGTGGAAGTATGAATGTGAAAGACTTTCTAAAAGAGGATGGACATCTAACTGGAGAATCCCTGT GTGATGACTGTAAGGGGATGAAACATCTtgaaacacacacaacagtccacaTGCAATCTTCACGGTGTAAACGGGTGTCAGGGAGCCTGTGGCACATCTTTTCTTACACAG GTTACTTTTTACTGCAAGCAGCCCGAAGTGTTGGAGCTGCAGGATGGTTTGTATCCAGGAAGATGTTGTCGTTTCTTTGGTTGGCCATAGTATCACCAG GAAAAGCTGCTTCTGGAATATTCTGGTGGCTGGGGACAGGATGGTACCAACTTGTCACTTTGATTTCTTTGTTAAATGTGTTTATTCTAACCAG ATGCCTTCCAAAACTCTCCAAAATGTTGTTTCTGTTGATTCCACTACTACTTTTGCTGG gtctGTGGTTCTGGGGATTTGAAGGTTTGCTTGCACTGCTTCCAGTATTCGGTGGGTCAAGCGAGTATACGACACAAAGAGCTGAAGATCTCCCTAACCTCAAGCCAACGCCTGATTTCACAATATCGAGCCACGAAAAAAGG GCGGTGGACAAACAGTTTGATATTGGGCGTATGACTGAGCTAGAAAAGCAGATTGCATCAATGGCTATTAAGCACAGTCGTCATGAGGAAGAGTATGGTAAAGTGATGCTGCTGGTACTGACGATCCAAGAACAAGTTAAACAAATGAATGACAAAAGTCAAATGTCGACCATGATCACAAATGTCCTAAATGAGCACTTTGCGGGAATAAGAGTGGATAAAAAGGACCAAACCATG GGTGACGCCTTCGCTATCAATAAAGAATATGAATTGCGTGTCTTACACCTGGAGGAACTCGTGGGAAAGCTTTCTGAG AAGATGAAGGAAGACTGGAAACTGGCACAGTCCAGCACTgg AGGGGATATTCAAAAAGACGATATCCTACGACGGGTTCAGACTCTGGAGCAGCAGTTGGCAGAGTACAAAAGCGAGTTTCTGAAGGGGCACAGCACAAAGACGAGCTGTGAACAAGCCGATTGTGTTCTCCAAAAA gtGGATGCAAAAGTACGAGAGTCGGTCCAAATGATGTTTGTAAGCGAAGAAAACTTGCCAGAGTCCTTACAGCAGTGGCTTTCCAGCCATTATGTGAGCAAGGGTGACTTCCATACCGTATTACAAGGACTAGAGCGGAAAATTCTCCAGAACCTTACCCAGTATGTAGCTATCACCAAGCAGATGCCCACTTCAAAAGTGGTACAAAGAGCAGTGACCGGAATTTCGGGCATTACTGAAGAG GATGCTCACATAATCGTTAATAACGCATTGAAACTCTACTCCCAAGATAAAACTGGCATGGTGGACTTTGCATTGGAGTCTGGTG GTGGAAGTATCCTGGGAACTCGCTGTTCAGAGACTTATGAAACAAAAACCGCGTTAATGAGCCTGTTTGGAATTCCATTGTGGTATTTCTCTCAGTCCCCCCGGGTGGTAATACAG ccTGATATGAATCCAGGAAACTGTTGGGCCTTTAAAGGAGCTGACGGATACCTCGTGGTTCGGCTTTCCATGAGTATCTACCCAACCGCTTTCTCATTGGAGCATATAGCAAAGTCTCTCTCACcaacaggcaacatcacaagtgCTCCTAAAGATTTTGCTGTACAC GGTTTGGAAGACGAGTATCAGGAAAATGGCAGTCTTTTGGTCCGATCCATTTATGATCAAAACGGAGATTCACTGCAAGTATTCCAAGTGACG gaagaaAATAAGAAACCTTTTCAGATTGTGGAACTTCGAATCTTCTCCAACTGGGGTCACACAGATTATACCTGTCTCTACCGCTTCAGAGCACACGGAACACCTGCGAAGTAA
- the SUN1 gene encoding SUN domain-containing protein 1 isoform X3, producing the protein MDYSHLHTYAPPQCLPEDTGYTYALSSSYSSAALDFETFHKLDPVYDSPRMSRRSLRLRTSTGSYSMDDAHNESFSSNISSTGSVSSKDRLSNRAVGQHQNISKKSSVTIYHTPRISLSNSLLSQSSFNSHVGDTSMVSTVLDESLIREQTEVDHLWGLDDDDLKGGDTTVIQANGDLNTAETQTTMINGYTCSDCSMLSERTDVLTAYSASNAASANLHTASSKVFFRDRIQKHKSREMPFYMHKTILLVKNTALSLAALVVHLFHTVMLKLGSHSNYCGSMNVKDFLKEDGHLTGESLCDDCKGMKHLETHTTVHMQSSRCKRVSGSLWHIFSYTGYFLLQAARSVGAAGWFVSRKMLSFLWLAIVSPGKAASGIFWWLGTGWYQLVTLISLLNVFILTRCLPKLSKMLFLLIPLLLLLGLWFWGFEGLLALLPVFGGSSEYTTQRAEDLPNLKPTPDFTISSHEKRAVDKQFDIGRMTELEKQIASMAIKHSRHEEEYGKVMLLVLTIQEQVKQMNDKSQMSTMITNVLNEHFAGIRVDKKDQTMGDAFAINKEYELRVLHLEELVGKLSEKMKEDWKLAQSSTGGDIQKDDILRRVQTLEQQLAEYKSEFLKGHSTKTSCEQADCVLQKVDAKVRESVQMMFVSEENLPESLQQWLSSHYVSKGDFHTVLQGLERKILQNLTQYVAITKQMPTSKVVQRAVTGISGITEEDAHIIVNNALKLYSQDKTGMVDFALESGGGSILGTRCSETYETKTALMSLFGIPLWYFSQSPRVVIQPDMNPGNCWAFKGADGYLVVRLSMSIYPTAFSLEHIAKSLSPTGNITSAPKDFAVHGLEDEYQENGSLLVRSIYDQNGDSLQVFQVTEENKKPFQIVELRIFSNWGHTDYTCLYRFRAHGTPAK; encoded by the exons CTCAAGTTATTCGTCAGCTGCCCTTGATTTTGAAACGTTCCATAAGTTGGATCCAGTTTACGACTCGCCAAGGATGTCACGGCGAAGCCTACGTCTCAGGACCTCCACGGGAAGCTATTCTATGGACGATGCGCACAATGAGAGCTTTAGCAGCAATATATCCTCCACTGGAAGTGTTTCATCGAAGGACAGACTCTCTAACAG AGCTGTTGGGCAGCATCAGAACATTAGCAAAAAGTCATCAGTCACCATTTATCACACGCCAAGGATATCGCTTTCCAATTCTTTACTGAGCCAGAGCAGCTTTAACAGCCATGTCGGTGACACATCAATGGTGTCCACCGTGTTGGATGAGTCTTTGATACGGGAGCAGACTGAAGTTGACCACTTGTGGG GTCTTGATGATGATGATCTGAAAG GTGGGGATACTACAGTGATTCAGGCCAATGGAGATTTAAACACCGCAGAAACTCAAACAACCATGATCAACGGTTATACTTGCAGTGACTGCAGCATGCTCTCGGAGAGGACTGATGTCCTCACAGCATATTCTGCGTCTAACGCTGCGTCTGCTAATCTGCACACAGCATCTTCAAAAGTGTTCTTCAGAGACAGGATCCAGAAACACAAGTCAA GAGAAATGCCTTTTTACATGCATAAGACAATACTGCTGGTCAAAAATACTGCACTGTCTTTAGCAGCACTGGTTGTCCACCTGTTTCATACGGTTATGCTGAAGCTTGGTT CTCATTCGAATTACTGTGGAAGTATGAATGTGAAAGACTTTCTAAAAGAGGATGGACATCTAACTGGAGAATCCCTGT GTGATGACTGTAAGGGGATGAAACATCTtgaaacacacacaacagtccacaTGCAATCTTCACGGTGTAAACGGGTGTCAGGGAGCCTGTGGCACATCTTTTCTTACACAG GTTACTTTTTACTGCAAGCAGCCCGAAGTGTTGGAGCTGCAGGATGGTTTGTATCCAGGAAGATGTTGTCGTTTCTTTGGTTGGCCATAGTATCACCAG GAAAAGCTGCTTCTGGAATATTCTGGTGGCTGGGGACAGGATGGTACCAACTTGTCACTTTGATTTCTTTGTTAAATGTGTTTATTCTAACCAG ATGCCTTCCAAAACTCTCCAAAATGTTGTTTCTGTTGATTCCACTACTACTTTTGCTGG gtctGTGGTTCTGGGGATTTGAAGGTTTGCTTGCACTGCTTCCAGTATTCGGTGGGTCAAGCGAGTATACGACACAAAGAGCTGAAGATCTCCCTAACCTCAAGCCAACGCCTGATTTCACAATATCGAGCCACGAAAAAAGG GCGGTGGACAAACAGTTTGATATTGGGCGTATGACTGAGCTAGAAAAGCAGATTGCATCAATGGCTATTAAGCACAGTCGTCATGAGGAAGAGTATGGTAAAGTGATGCTGCTGGTACTGACGATCCAAGAACAAGTTAAACAAATGAATGACAAAAGTCAAATGTCGACCATGATCACAAATGTCCTAAATGAGCACTTTGCGGGAATAAGAGTGGATAAAAAGGACCAAACCATG GGTGACGCCTTCGCTATCAATAAAGAATATGAATTGCGTGTCTTACACCTGGAGGAACTCGTGGGAAAGCTTTCTGAG AAGATGAAGGAAGACTGGAAACTGGCACAGTCCAGCACTgg AGGGGATATTCAAAAAGACGATATCCTACGACGGGTTCAGACTCTGGAGCAGCAGTTGGCAGAGTACAAAAGCGAGTTTCTGAAGGGGCACAGCACAAAGACGAGCTGTGAACAAGCCGATTGTGTTCTCCAAAAA gtGGATGCAAAAGTACGAGAGTCGGTCCAAATGATGTTTGTAAGCGAAGAAAACTTGCCAGAGTCCTTACAGCAGTGGCTTTCCAGCCATTATGTGAGCAAGGGTGACTTCCATACCGTATTACAAGGACTAGAGCGGAAAATTCTCCAGAACCTTACCCAGTATGTAGCTATCACCAAGCAGATGCCCACTTCAAAAGTGGTACAAAGAGCAGTGACCGGAATTTCGGGCATTACTGAAGAG GATGCTCACATAATCGTTAATAACGCATTGAAACTCTACTCCCAAGATAAAACTGGCATGGTGGACTTTGCATTGGAGTCTGGTG GTGGAAGTATCCTGGGAACTCGCTGTTCAGAGACTTATGAAACAAAAACCGCGTTAATGAGCCTGTTTGGAATTCCATTGTGGTATTTCTCTCAGTCCCCCCGGGTGGTAATACAG ccTGATATGAATCCAGGAAACTGTTGGGCCTTTAAAGGAGCTGACGGATACCTCGTGGTTCGGCTTTCCATGAGTATCTACCCAACCGCTTTCTCATTGGAGCATATAGCAAAGTCTCTCTCACcaacaggcaacatcacaagtgCTCCTAAAGATTTTGCTGTACAC GGTTTGGAAGACGAGTATCAGGAAAATGGCAGTCTTTTGGTCCGATCCATTTATGATCAAAACGGAGATTCACTGCAAGTATTCCAAGTGACG gaagaaAATAAGAAACCTTTTCAGATTGTGGAACTTCGAATCTTCTCCAACTGGGGTCACACAGATTATACCTGTCTCTACCGCTTCAGAGCACACGGAACACCTGCGAAGTAA
- the SUN1 gene encoding SUN domain-containing protein 1 isoform X6, which produces MDYSHLHTYAPPQCLPEDTGYTYALSSSYSSAALDFETFHKLDPVYDSPRMSRRSLRLRTSTGSYSMDDAHNESFSSNISSTGSVSSKDRLSNRAVGQHQNISKKSSVTIYHTPRISLSNSLLSQSSFNSHVGDTSMVSTVLDESLIREQTEVDHLWGLDDDDLKGGDTTVIQANGDLNTAETQTTMINGYTCSDCSMLSERTDVLTAYSASNAASANLHTASSKVFFRDRIQKHKSREMPFYMHKTILLVKNTALSLAALVVHLFHTVMLKLGSHSNYCGSMNVKDFLKEDGHLTGESLCYFLLQAARSVGAAGWFVSRKMLSFLWLAIVSPGKAASGIFWWLGTGWYQLVTLISLLNVFILTRCLPKLSKMLFLLIPLLLLLGLWFWGFEGLLALLPVFGGSSEYTTQRAEDLPNLKPTPDFTISSHEKRAVDKQFDIGRMTELEKQIASMAIKHSRHEEEYGKVMLLVLTIQEQVKQMNDKSQMSTMITNVLNEHFAGIRVDKKDQTMGDAFAINKEYELRVLHLEELVGKLSEKMKEDWKLAQSSTGGDIQKDDILRRVQTLEQQLAEYKSEFLKGHSTKTSCEQADCVLQKVDAKVRESVQMMFVSEENLPESLQQWLSSHYVSKGDFHTVLQGLERKILQNLTQYVAITKQMPTSKVVQRAVTGISGITEEDAHIIVNNALKLYSQDKTGMVDFALESGGGSILGTRCSETYETKTALMSLFGIPLWYFSQSPRVVIQPDMNPGNCWAFKGADGYLVVRLSMSIYPTAFSLEHIAKSLSPTGNITSAPKDFAVHGLEDEYQENGSLLVRSIYDQNGDSLQVFQVTEENKKPFQIVELRIFSNWGHTDYTCLYRFRAHGTPAK; this is translated from the exons CTCAAGTTATTCGTCAGCTGCCCTTGATTTTGAAACGTTCCATAAGTTGGATCCAGTTTACGACTCGCCAAGGATGTCACGGCGAAGCCTACGTCTCAGGACCTCCACGGGAAGCTATTCTATGGACGATGCGCACAATGAGAGCTTTAGCAGCAATATATCCTCCACTGGAAGTGTTTCATCGAAGGACAGACTCTCTAACAG AGCTGTTGGGCAGCATCAGAACATTAGCAAAAAGTCATCAGTCACCATTTATCACACGCCAAGGATATCGCTTTCCAATTCTTTACTGAGCCAGAGCAGCTTTAACAGCCATGTCGGTGACACATCAATGGTGTCCACCGTGTTGGATGAGTCTTTGATACGGGAGCAGACTGAAGTTGACCACTTGTGGG GTCTTGATGATGATGATCTGAAAG GTGGGGATACTACAGTGATTCAGGCCAATGGAGATTTAAACACCGCAGAAACTCAAACAACCATGATCAACGGTTATACTTGCAGTGACTGCAGCATGCTCTCGGAGAGGACTGATGTCCTCACAGCATATTCTGCGTCTAACGCTGCGTCTGCTAATCTGCACACAGCATCTTCAAAAGTGTTCTTCAGAGACAGGATCCAGAAACACAAGTCAA GAGAAATGCCTTTTTACATGCATAAGACAATACTGCTGGTCAAAAATACTGCACTGTCTTTAGCAGCACTGGTTGTCCACCTGTTTCATACGGTTATGCTGAAGCTTGGTT CTCATTCGAATTACTGTGGAAGTATGAATGTGAAAGACTTTCTAAAAGAGGATGGACATCTAACTGGAGAATCCCTGT GTTACTTTTTACTGCAAGCAGCCCGAAGTGTTGGAGCTGCAGGATGGTTTGTATCCAGGAAGATGTTGTCGTTTCTTTGGTTGGCCATAGTATCACCAG GAAAAGCTGCTTCTGGAATATTCTGGTGGCTGGGGACAGGATGGTACCAACTTGTCACTTTGATTTCTTTGTTAAATGTGTTTATTCTAACCAG ATGCCTTCCAAAACTCTCCAAAATGTTGTTTCTGTTGATTCCACTACTACTTTTGCTGG gtctGTGGTTCTGGGGATTTGAAGGTTTGCTTGCACTGCTTCCAGTATTCGGTGGGTCAAGCGAGTATACGACACAAAGAGCTGAAGATCTCCCTAACCTCAAGCCAACGCCTGATTTCACAATATCGAGCCACGAAAAAAGG GCGGTGGACAAACAGTTTGATATTGGGCGTATGACTGAGCTAGAAAAGCAGATTGCATCAATGGCTATTAAGCACAGTCGTCATGAGGAAGAGTATGGTAAAGTGATGCTGCTGGTACTGACGATCCAAGAACAAGTTAAACAAATGAATGACAAAAGTCAAATGTCGACCATGATCACAAATGTCCTAAATGAGCACTTTGCGGGAATAAGAGTGGATAAAAAGGACCAAACCATG GGTGACGCCTTCGCTATCAATAAAGAATATGAATTGCGTGTCTTACACCTGGAGGAACTCGTGGGAAAGCTTTCTGAG AAGATGAAGGAAGACTGGAAACTGGCACAGTCCAGCACTgg AGGGGATATTCAAAAAGACGATATCCTACGACGGGTTCAGACTCTGGAGCAGCAGTTGGCAGAGTACAAAAGCGAGTTTCTGAAGGGGCACAGCACAAAGACGAGCTGTGAACAAGCCGATTGTGTTCTCCAAAAA gtGGATGCAAAAGTACGAGAGTCGGTCCAAATGATGTTTGTAAGCGAAGAAAACTTGCCAGAGTCCTTACAGCAGTGGCTTTCCAGCCATTATGTGAGCAAGGGTGACTTCCATACCGTATTACAAGGACTAGAGCGGAAAATTCTCCAGAACCTTACCCAGTATGTAGCTATCACCAAGCAGATGCCCACTTCAAAAGTGGTACAAAGAGCAGTGACCGGAATTTCGGGCATTACTGAAGAG GATGCTCACATAATCGTTAATAACGCATTGAAACTCTACTCCCAAGATAAAACTGGCATGGTGGACTTTGCATTGGAGTCTGGTG GTGGAAGTATCCTGGGAACTCGCTGTTCAGAGACTTATGAAACAAAAACCGCGTTAATGAGCCTGTTTGGAATTCCATTGTGGTATTTCTCTCAGTCCCCCCGGGTGGTAATACAG ccTGATATGAATCCAGGAAACTGTTGGGCCTTTAAAGGAGCTGACGGATACCTCGTGGTTCGGCTTTCCATGAGTATCTACCCAACCGCTTTCTCATTGGAGCATATAGCAAAGTCTCTCTCACcaacaggcaacatcacaagtgCTCCTAAAGATTTTGCTGTACAC GGTTTGGAAGACGAGTATCAGGAAAATGGCAGTCTTTTGGTCCGATCCATTTATGATCAAAACGGAGATTCACTGCAAGTATTCCAAGTGACG gaagaaAATAAGAAACCTTTTCAGATTGTGGAACTTCGAATCTTCTCCAACTGGGGTCACACAGATTATACCTGTCTCTACCGCTTCAGAGCACACGGAACACCTGCGAAGTAA
- the SUN1 gene encoding SUN domain-containing protein 1 isoform X4 — protein sequence MDYSHLHTYAPPQCLPEDTGYTYALSSSYSSAALDFETFHKLDPVYDSPRMSRRSLRLRTSTGSYSMDDAHNESFSSNISSTGSVSSKDRLSNRAVGQHQNISKKSSVTIYHTPRISLSNSLLSQSSFNSHVGDTSMVSTVLDESLIREQTEVDHLWGLDDDDLKGGDTTVIQANGDLNTAETQTTMINGYTCSDCSMLSERTDVLTAYSASNAASANLHTASSKVFFRDRIQKHKSREMPFYMHKTILLVKNTALSLAALVVHLFHTVMLKLGCESKAHSNYCGSMNVKDFLKEDGHLTGESLCYFLLQAARSVGAAGWFVSRKMLSFLWLAIVSPGKAASGIFWWLGTGWYQLVTLISLLNVFILTRCLPKLSKMLFLLIPLLLLLGLWFWGFEGLLALLPVFGGSSEYTTQRAEDLPNLKPTPDFTISSHEKRAVDKQFDIGRMTELEKQIASMAIKHSRHEEEYGKVMLLVLTIQEQVKQMNDKSQMSTMITNVLNEHFAGIRVDKKDQTMGDAFAINKEYELRVLHLEELVGKLSEKMKEDWKLAQSSTGGDIQKDDILRRVQTLEQQLAEYKSEFLKGHSTKTSCEQADCVLQKVDAKVRESVQMMFVSEENLPESLQQWLSSHYVSKGDFHTVLQGLERKILQNLTQYVAITKQMPTSKVVQRAVTGISGITEEDAHIIVNNALKLYSQDKTGMVDFALESGGGSILGTRCSETYETKTALMSLFGIPLWYFSQSPRVVIQPDMNPGNCWAFKGADGYLVVRLSMSIYPTAFSLEHIAKSLSPTGNITSAPKDFAVHGLEDEYQENGSLLVRSIYDQNGDSLQVFQVTEENKKPFQIVELRIFSNWGHTDYTCLYRFRAHGTPAK from the exons CTCAAGTTATTCGTCAGCTGCCCTTGATTTTGAAACGTTCCATAAGTTGGATCCAGTTTACGACTCGCCAAGGATGTCACGGCGAAGCCTACGTCTCAGGACCTCCACGGGAAGCTATTCTATGGACGATGCGCACAATGAGAGCTTTAGCAGCAATATATCCTCCACTGGAAGTGTTTCATCGAAGGACAGACTCTCTAACAG AGCTGTTGGGCAGCATCAGAACATTAGCAAAAAGTCATCAGTCACCATTTATCACACGCCAAGGATATCGCTTTCCAATTCTTTACTGAGCCAGAGCAGCTTTAACAGCCATGTCGGTGACACATCAATGGTGTCCACCGTGTTGGATGAGTCTTTGATACGGGAGCAGACTGAAGTTGACCACTTGTGGG GTCTTGATGATGATGATCTGAAAG GTGGGGATACTACAGTGATTCAGGCCAATGGAGATTTAAACACCGCAGAAACTCAAACAACCATGATCAACGGTTATACTTGCAGTGACTGCAGCATGCTCTCGGAGAGGACTGATGTCCTCACAGCATATTCTGCGTCTAACGCTGCGTCTGCTAATCTGCACACAGCATCTTCAAAAGTGTTCTTCAGAGACAGGATCCAGAAACACAAGTCAA GAGAAATGCCTTTTTACATGCATAAGACAATACTGCTGGTCAAAAATACTGCACTGTCTTTAGCAGCACTGGTTGTCCACCTGTTTCATACGGTTATGCTGAAGCTTGGTTGTGAGTCCAAAG CTCATTCGAATTACTGTGGAAGTATGAATGTGAAAGACTTTCTAAAAGAGGATGGACATCTAACTGGAGAATCCCTGT GTTACTTTTTACTGCAAGCAGCCCGAAGTGTTGGAGCTGCAGGATGGTTTGTATCCAGGAAGATGTTGTCGTTTCTTTGGTTGGCCATAGTATCACCAG GAAAAGCTGCTTCTGGAATATTCTGGTGGCTGGGGACAGGATGGTACCAACTTGTCACTTTGATTTCTTTGTTAAATGTGTTTATTCTAACCAG ATGCCTTCCAAAACTCTCCAAAATGTTGTTTCTGTTGATTCCACTACTACTTTTGCTGG gtctGTGGTTCTGGGGATTTGAAGGTTTGCTTGCACTGCTTCCAGTATTCGGTGGGTCAAGCGAGTATACGACACAAAGAGCTGAAGATCTCCCTAACCTCAAGCCAACGCCTGATTTCACAATATCGAGCCACGAAAAAAGG GCGGTGGACAAACAGTTTGATATTGGGCGTATGACTGAGCTAGAAAAGCAGATTGCATCAATGGCTATTAAGCACAGTCGTCATGAGGAAGAGTATGGTAAAGTGATGCTGCTGGTACTGACGATCCAAGAACAAGTTAAACAAATGAATGACAAAAGTCAAATGTCGACCATGATCACAAATGTCCTAAATGAGCACTTTGCGGGAATAAGAGTGGATAAAAAGGACCAAACCATG GGTGACGCCTTCGCTATCAATAAAGAATATGAATTGCGTGTCTTACACCTGGAGGAACTCGTGGGAAAGCTTTCTGAG AAGATGAAGGAAGACTGGAAACTGGCACAGTCCAGCACTgg AGGGGATATTCAAAAAGACGATATCCTACGACGGGTTCAGACTCTGGAGCAGCAGTTGGCAGAGTACAAAAGCGAGTTTCTGAAGGGGCACAGCACAAAGACGAGCTGTGAACAAGCCGATTGTGTTCTCCAAAAA gtGGATGCAAAAGTACGAGAGTCGGTCCAAATGATGTTTGTAAGCGAAGAAAACTTGCCAGAGTCCTTACAGCAGTGGCTTTCCAGCCATTATGTGAGCAAGGGTGACTTCCATACCGTATTACAAGGACTAGAGCGGAAAATTCTCCAGAACCTTACCCAGTATGTAGCTATCACCAAGCAGATGCCCACTTCAAAAGTGGTACAAAGAGCAGTGACCGGAATTTCGGGCATTACTGAAGAG GATGCTCACATAATCGTTAATAACGCATTGAAACTCTACTCCCAAGATAAAACTGGCATGGTGGACTTTGCATTGGAGTCTGGTG GTGGAAGTATCCTGGGAACTCGCTGTTCAGAGACTTATGAAACAAAAACCGCGTTAATGAGCCTGTTTGGAATTCCATTGTGGTATTTCTCTCAGTCCCCCCGGGTGGTAATACAG ccTGATATGAATCCAGGAAACTGTTGGGCCTTTAAAGGAGCTGACGGATACCTCGTGGTTCGGCTTTCCATGAGTATCTACCCAACCGCTTTCTCATTGGAGCATATAGCAAAGTCTCTCTCACcaacaggcaacatcacaagtgCTCCTAAAGATTTTGCTGTACAC GGTTTGGAAGACGAGTATCAGGAAAATGGCAGTCTTTTGGTCCGATCCATTTATGATCAAAACGGAGATTCACTGCAAGTATTCCAAGTGACG gaagaaAATAAGAAACCTTTTCAGATTGTGGAACTTCGAATCTTCTCCAACTGGGGTCACACAGATTATACCTGTCTCTACCGCTTCAGAGCACACGGAACACCTGCGAAGTAA